In the genome of Mytilus edulis chromosome 3, xbMytEdul2.2, whole genome shotgun sequence, one region contains:
- the LOC139516102 gene encoding tripartite motif-containing protein 2-like — protein sequence MASSVKQLCTICNDDGISNSAVTWCTECEVLFCGDCEKPHSKSHLSKNHKTMSADDYQKLPTFMQEISSQCQDHKKKFELYCSCHACPCCVQCVTDKHKMCQEMKPLSDILQQVKSSASVQLFETDLKDVKENIDTAIKYLQTRITTTDTQNTKAIEKIRYMRKSIDDYLNKLEQDLRNDLESKHSQLKSNMASLMQQMEQRACQINQIQSQFSETTRYTTELQRFIALREIEKITSQTTKYIEDLESGDHFIEKNLEVNLSSALQSILQDVKSFGDININTTTSTLKIKAGRKDQAQHLIPKVPGVEQIKPSLLTKLTIPKDMKSLNITVCLILPDGNFIILDNINKQLLLFSNDGIFIRKVVSFTEFPYDDCLVMNNTVAVALGQGNQTVLVDVNRSKIVQSIKLSHNCFGVASDCKTLVISDSDSQCTTVNLSDMSHTILEGMRGVFRISLFQGNIYGTKYSENKVYCYKVTGEPLWTFQHQDIARPRGLTLDKNGFVYIASYGNNSILVVSPDGKICKTILSDADGIKGPHAIDINRETGLMIVSSHTSGEKNEKSYQTCFVYKV from the coding sequence ATGGCCTCATCAGTCAAACAACTTTGTACAATTTGCAATGACGATGGAATCTCCAATTCAGCAGTCACATGGTGCACAGAATGTGAGGTTTTATTTTGTGGAGACTGTGAAAAACCTCACAGTAAGTCACATCTGTCTAAAAACCATAAAACCATGTCAGCTGATGATTACCAAAAGTTACCTACATTCATGCAAGAAATAAGTAGCCAGTGCCAAGACCACAAGAAGAAGTTTGAACTTTACTGTTCTTGCCATGCCTGTCCATGCTGTGTTCAGTGTGTCACTGATAAACACAAGATGTGCCAAGAAATGAAACCTTTGTCAGATATCCTTCAGCAAGTCAAATCATCTGCCTCGGTGCAACTTTTTGAAACAGATTTAAAGGATGTGAAGGAAAACATAGATACAGCCATAAAGTATCTGCAAACCAGGATCACTACCACCGATACTCAGAACACCAAAGCCATTGAGAAAATACGGTATATGAGGAAGTCGATTGATGATTACTTAAACAAATTAGAGCAAGACTTACGTAATGACTTGGAGTCTAAACATTCACAGCTTAAATCAAACATGGCCAGTCTCATGCAACAAATGGAACAGCGAGCCTGTCAGATAAACCAAATACAGAGCCAGTTTTCCGAAACGACACGATATACTACAGAGCTACAAAGGTTTATTGCTCTAAGAGAGATTGAGAAAATTACATCACAAACTACAAAATATATAGAAGATTTAGAAAGTGGAGAccacttcattgaaaaaaatcTAGAGGTCAACCTTTCATCTGCTCTACAATCAATTTTACAAGATGTCAAATCGTTTGGTGATATCAATATCAATACCACCACTTCTACTCTAAAAATAAAGGCTGGAAGAAAAGATCAAGCTCAGCACTTGATTCCAAAAGTTCCTGGAGTGGAACAAATAAAACCATCCTTGTTGACAAAATTGACAATTCCAAAAGATATGAAGTCTTTAAATATAACTGTCTGTCTTATATTACCTGATGGTAATTTTATAATACTTGATAACATCAATAAACAACTACTGTTGTTCAGTAATGATGGCATTTTTATCAGAAAAGTAGTATCATTCACAGAGTTTCCATATGATGATTGCCTTGTCATGAATAATACAGTGGCTGTCGCATTAGGACAAGGAAACCAGACAGTCCTGGTGGATGTAAATAGAAGTAAAATTGTTCAATCAATTAAACTTTCGCACAACTGTTTTGGAGTAGCAAGTGATTGTAAAACTTTGGTAATCAGTGATAGTGACAGCCAGTGTACTACAGTGAATCTGAGTGACATGTCTCATACAATCTTAGAAGGAATGAGAGGAGTGTTTCGTATTTCATTATTCCAAGGAAATATATATGGTACCAAATACAGTGAAAATAAAGTATACTGCTACAAAGTTACAGGAGAACCTCTGTGGACATTTCAGCATCAAGACATTGCAAGACCACGAGGACTTACATTAGACAAGAATGGTTTTGTTTATATAGCTTCTTATGGAAACAACAGTATACTGGTAGTATCACCAGATGGTAAGATCTGTAAGACAATACTATCAGATGCTGATGGAATCAAAGGTCCTCATGCTATAGACATCaacagagaaactggattgatGATAGTGTCAAGTCATACAAGTGGTGAGAAAAATGAGAAATCATATCAgacatgttttgtttataaagtttga